From the genome of Brachyhypopomus gauderio isolate BG-103 chromosome 20, BGAUD_0.2, whole genome shotgun sequence, one region includes:
- the mcoln1a gene encoding mucolipin-1a → MAVVDKNNDIHDSSEKERLLSPVTRYGSRDFNEDHGNHRLSPATGAWLTAEEQDEESLRRKLKYFFMSPCDKFHAKGRKPFKLGLQILKIIIVTVQLVLFGLSNQMVVTFKEENTASFKHLFLKDYDDGTDETLAVYTQSAVYDCINYTIEQYLALPDTTIGRYAYVHGVGVNGSALSLCQQYYKKGRIDPANDTFNIDPLIITDCVGITPFSTPPRALMESIYKNFTLKFHKLINVTINFQLKAINLQTIINNEIPDCYTFEITIVLDNKAHSGKVKISLDNDVSIKECRDPSVSGHAESYARVGFDVVVALVCVLSLLLCGRSIIRGICLQQEFVQYFKEKLNRCVCWGDRLEFINGWYILLIISDLLTITGSFIKIRIETKNISSYDVCGILLGTSTLLVWVGVIRYFSFFQKYNILIVTLRAAFPNVIRFCCCVAVIYLGYCFCGWIVLGPYHVKFRSLSMVSECLFSLINGDDMFVTFSGMQESSTLVWVFSQVYLYTFISLFIYMVLSLFIALITGAYETIKHQTQEPIHLTDLHAFVAECKDTPCSGKFRGLETSPCSFCCCCDRTTTYEDVLLVN, encoded by the exons AAAAGGAAAGGTTGCTGTCTCCAGTGACTCGCTATGGTTCCCGTGACTTTAATGAAGACCATGGCAATCACAGGTTGTCCCCAGCAACAGGGGCCTGGTTGACCGCAGAGGAACAGGATGAGGAATCGTTGCGCCGGAAGCTGAAGTATTTCTTCATGAGCCCATGTGACAAGTTCCATGCCAAAGGCAGGAAGCCATTTAAACTCGGTCTGCAGATCCTCAAGATCATCATAGTCACGGTTCAG ctggtGTTATTTGGTTTGAGTAACCAGATGGTTGTGACATTTAAAGAAGAGAATACAGCCTCCTTTAAACATCTCTTCCTCAAAGACTATGATGACGGCACCGACGAGACACTGGCGGTGTACACACAGAGTGCCGTGTATGACTGCATCAACTACACAATAGAGCAG TACCTGGCGCTGCCCGACACCACCATTGGCCGATACGCATACGTGCATGGCGTGGGGGTCAACGGCAGtgcgctctctctctgccaGCAGTACTATAAAAAGGGCCGGATAGACCCCGCCAAcgacaccttcaacatcgaccCCCTCATCATCACAG actGTGTAGGAATTACACCATTTTCCACACCTCCGAGAGCTTTGATGGAAAGTATCTACAAAAATTTTACCCTCAAATTTCACAA ACTCATCAATGTGACGATAAATTTTCAGCTGAAAGCTATAAACCTTCAGACCATCATTAACAATGAGATCCCGGACTGCTACACTTTTGAAATCACA ATAGTGCTGGACAACAAGGCTCACAGTGGCAAGGTGAAGATCAGCCTGGACAACGATGTGTCCATTAAGGAGTGCAGAGACCCCAGCGTGTCCGGCCACG cggAGAGCTATGCTCGGGTGGGTTTCGACGTGGTTGTAGCGTtggtgtgtgtcctctctctgctGCTCTGCGGCCGCTCCATCATCAGAGGAATCTGCCTTCAACAG GAGTTTGTGCAGTACTTTAAGGAAAAGCTGAACCGTTGCGTGTGCTGGGGGGACCGGCTGGAGTTCATCAACGGCTGGTACATCCTGCTCATCATTAGTGACCTGCTCACCATCACGGGCTCCTTCATCAAGATCCGCATCGAGACAAAG AACATCTCCTCCTATGACGTGTGTGGGATTCTGCTGGGGACGTCGACCCtgctggtgtgggtgggggtcatCCGATACTTCAGTTTCTTCCAGAAGTACAAC ATCCTGATAGTGACGTTGCGGGCGGCGTTCCCTAACGTCATCCGCTTCTGCTGCTGTGTGGCTGTGATCTACCTGGGTTACTGCTTTTGTGGGTGGATCGTCCTAGGACCCTACCATGTCAAG TTCCGCTCTCTGTCCATGGTGTCCGAGTGCCTGTTTTCTCTGATAAACGGAGATGACATGTTCGTTACCTTCAGCGGCATGCAAGAAAGCAGCACACTGGTGTGGGTCTTCAGTCAG GTGTACCTTTAcaccttcatctctctcttcatctacATGGTGCTGTCCCTCTTCATCGCCCTCATCACCGGCGCGTACGAGACCATCAAG CACCAAACCCAGGAGCCCATTCACCTCACGGACCTGCACGCGTTCGTTGCCGAGTGCAAGGACACGCCCTGCTCGGGGAAGTTCCGCGGCCTGGAGACGTCGCCGTGCTCgttctgctgctgctgtgaCAG GACCACCACCTATGAAGACGTGCTTCTGGTGAACTAG